Within the Gossypium raimondii isolate GPD5lz chromosome 12, ASM2569854v1, whole genome shotgun sequence genome, the region GTCCTAAATCCTACAAAGTCCTTGGACAAGCTTTTGAAAATCGTCTCTATTTGTGTGTTTTAATCCAGATTAACCTCATTATCTGCAGCCTTGACAAAATAACCCATAAGAGCAATCATATGGTCTTTGACCAGAGTACTAGGTTTTTgttgggcattcatcaaactaATTATAGCCGATTGTCTTGCCAAGGCAGTTTGGCCTTCAAACATGTCCTCTAGTTTGTCTAGAATAACTTTGGCAGCCTTACATCTTTCCAATTGCTTATAAAGAGTATTGGTCACACTTGCCAGCATATGACAATGAGCTATCTCATCAAACTCTTCCCAATGTTTCTAGCCTTATTTTGAGTGGTCGTGGGCATATATTATCAAGAACTGTTTCAAGTTTCTCATAGCTTAGGACAATCATGATGTTCCTTTTCCAttccttatagttatttttgttcAGTTTGTTCTCAATAAGTATGTTTAGTAAGGGAGTAGGTGTCATTTTTTcgaactaaaaataaaacatccattcattaatatttttgtgtTAAGGAAATATTATAAAACCTTTTGCAACAGACGATATGCATTAAGATAATGCATGCATCTTACATTAAATCTTGgaaaacatttgtaagtcaTTGGAACGATAATTCCTATACTCATTGAATTAAGTCACCTTAGGGCAGTCTtaatcaactagtaagaacatgaaTTTCCATCCAATTAATACGTGAACCTAATTCCTTAGGCATTCACAAGTATTAATAATCGCTTCACGTTTGGTCATAATCCAATTAATACGTGAACCTAATTCCTTAAGCATTCACATGTGCTAATAATAGCTTCACGTTTGGTCATAATCCAATTAATACGTGAACCTTATTCCTTAGGCATTCACACGTACTAATAATCGCTTCACGTTTGGTCATAATCCAATTAATACGTGAACCTAATTTATGCTTGATGATATGGTTCCATGTTGGCCTAAGTTTGATTTGTATTGgagtatatttaaaaatgttttaatgcACATTGTAGGTGAAATAACACTAGTGTCTCGAGACATCAATAACAAAAATGACAATTTTGTGCATTTTTTGGGTAATGGTCTCAAGACATGGTGAACATGTCCTGATACAGGGTTAGCTTAGTATTGAGACATGAACTTCATGGTCTTGAGACAGAACATCGAGTGTAAGGGTCTGAAATAGGGGAAGCATGTCTTAATACTCAACCttcatgtctcgagacatcTAGTTGTACTTTGATAGCTGAGTTTGGATTCGAGTCTTGATTTTGAATTGGACCCCGAATAACCTTGAGACATGTTAGTTGGGTCCTTGAACATCTATTACATATGCTTATAATTATGAGTTGTGATTGTTTccaaattatgataaatatatgttatttagtTAGGAAATGTTTCAAGTAAGTGGCTCCTACAATCTGATGTAgttgttaaaaaaaaactagtttgaAAACAGTTTTGCCACAacgaaaaattacaattttgaaaCATGAGTcagtttatgatatttatagcaataaagtTTTCCCGAAAAATATCCGTGCTTTGTGCGAGATGGATCCTAGACATTTCTAACTTTCAATCGAATGACCTTCTCCACCATTCTCTACCACAAATCACTTCGGgtgtgggctcgaacaatcacaaatcaaacacagaactagaaacaATTTCTTACtttcaatagaaaaataattctcTCAATAGAAACCAGTAGAACTGTTATTCCcagaaaattgaatttatacttagaaaataaagtctcactattttcgggcagaataacaatatctcaaagttgtctTTTTATCTCTACTAGTGTGATCTTTTTATAAGGAGAGATAGAAGAAGTCTGGTTGAATTGGTAGAACAGAAATAAAACTTATTTGATAGAGAAACTAGTTTcctagtttaactaggagaagagTTTGGGGTCGCACTTATATTGAGTCAAATTATATATGCTTTCtggacttttaacccaacactttataatttaatccaactcaatatctgtttttattttcttaaataattattatttattaaattgatttaaattaattaattttccaattaaataattttctcaacccaattctaatttcgttaaagtaatgacaattttaccataaaagaatatgtgataaaatatatttaatttttcatattcaatggattcatattgaccaattaatttaattctattttaaaatttaattatttaattaaataataatttgaaaaacttaaattaattctcaaagTCATTTGTATGCTTAGTGAAAAACACATTCATTTCGAATGTAACCCATTtatctaactttatcatttccgtccattttcatttcttttgctCTTTATGCAATTAATTTCGATTTCAATGAACTATTAGAGGACCTGATTAGACATGTATAATTaagaatcaaatattttataattaagttctaacttttctctattaataataaatttatttactcacGAAATCATTCTAGTATAATATCTTGACTAACTCTTCTTAATTACATATCATTATGAATTTTACTCAATCAGTAATCATCCAATTATGTTTTGAACTTACTTTGCAGATTCAACCAATTTGTCTCATACCTTTTGTCTCTCGCTTACCATAGGACGGCTATAGACGCACGATAACCTAAAACACCGTCTAAGCTCATCCACACAAAAAAGGGAAATATTAGTATCaacatagaaaaaaattattacaagaTAAAGGGGATTTCCACATTACATGGTACCTCCACTTTTCCCCATGCAGTCTGTACCCACAGCACCTAGAAAACCCATCATAACTCTAATTTTTTCTTACAAAAACTAACATTATCTTAGCCTCCATTAGATAACTTATCATTACTTTTACGGGTCATTATTACGCAATGATGATGGGGGCGAACCTAGGCCCCTAACAACAGGGCATACGGGAATGTTTGTGCTCACTACTTAAAATACAGTTGGTTGTGATGAATTAATCCTTGCCACTCTTAAAAGTAATGAATTAATTCGCTCTCACGTGTCTGAGTTTTAACAACAGGAATAATATTGACAATATATAGCTTTTGCCAGgccatttaaaaaataaaataaaataaattgaatctCAACCAAGGATAGTTACaaaagaggaaaaacaaaacaaaacgtTTCCTTAGAACTCCGGTCCTCCAGCATGAAATGGAAATTAAGTACCACCTCCAGAGGTCCCTGAAGACTCGGCCACATTTTCCAGTCTCAATGTCATGGCAACTtcttcgatcattttacctctATCAGCTGACCCAGATCCGTCCACGGCTCTGTTAAGCCTTTTCACCCAAATATCATAATCAACAGGGTATGGTGTTCCACAAAGGCTATCCACATAATCACTAAAGGCCTTAAGTAAAGGCGAAACTTCACCAAGATGCTGCTGAATCGATCGTGTTGCCCAGCTTTTCTCCCTCCATTGCAAAGCTGATTCAATAGAATCCTGTGGATGCATTCTGCCCCCTGTCACAAAGAATAGGAGGTACACAAGGCTCTCAGCATCAGATGCAGGACAGAGTTTACCATGCTGAAGTGCATGAGAGGACGAGAACTGCAAATTTATTGCTGGGCTGTCCCTGTCTTCCAGAACTGCACGCCCCCAAGAAACTGGGATATACAGAACTTTGTGTCTAGTACCTTGCATGTTGAAAACACGGATTATATTTTCAGGGGAAATATCACCATGCTGAACACTGGCTGTTGCTGCACTTCTTAGAGCAACTAGGCAGTCCCGGCAGCAGCGTAATGCATCATCAGAGGAAAATGGGCCGTCCCTAGCAACTATATATGAAAGTGGTTCGCCAACTGGTAACGTGACAAGAATTGGAGTTCCGCACCAAGGATGATCGCATCGCCCACTAGGACTCTGCTTTTTGCAAGGACCAGGATGCAAAATTCGGCCAGAGGCAATTACTTCAGGTAAATATTTGCTTGAAACCCCTTGATGCTTCAATATGTTTAGTACCTTTGTTTGTCTTTGTACTTGATACCACAGACTCATATCCTCCCAAGAGGGCTCGAGTCTGGATGGATGGGCACCAACATACAATGTTAACAACTGTGTGGGGTAATCTAGAGAAATAGCGCCATAGAGAAAATAGTTGCCTCCTATGAAGGACTCCTGTATCTGGAAACTTTTCTGGCCCTGTTGTTGATCCTCCAAGAGCAATATTTCTCCCTGCCTAAGCTTCAAGTGTGATGTATTTTTTACCAGGGGATTATCACTGTGATCAAGTTCAACAATCTCTCCATGTTGGTAGCCATCCTGTTGATAAGGTATTTTGGCATTTTCATTCTCAGCTAGGCGGCATTCTATTCTACGCTTCTGAAGACGAAGGCTATGAGCTGAGGCCAATGAGGATATTGACTTTCTTGGTGGTCCATTACACTGGACAATGGAATAGAAAGCAGCTAACAATACTTGAAGAGTCCCAAGATCTCCCCAATTTGCATTTCCAAGCCTATTCCATATTGTCTCTACTGATGAGAGGAGGACTTCAGCATGACATTTTATCCAATGGGCCACAGACTGGTACGGATCACCTGTGTTCAATTCTAGTTTACTAAGATCACCTCCAAGTTTTATCACTGCAccaaatttagaatcaaaaaccataataaaaacAGAATCATCGCTGATGGTTCTGGACTTGCTCAGACACCTAGAAATAAGTATGTGAACACCATAAAAGAGGGCTTCACATATGGTGCTAACGGACAATTTTAACTCATTTCCTGAGAGTATGTTTTGTCTAAATAAGACTAACTCCACTACTTGGTTCCAATGAACTTTTAGATTATTCCCATTTTTAGATATTAAAGCTAAACCGCGTAGCTCTTCTAACCTTCCTCTTGATATTGCTTTCTCAACAGCATAAAACTTAGATCCAGGATGATGGAAACAACATAGAGAGAATGGCAGTGGTCCACTTTTACGCCAAAATGTACGCCACAGACCATTTACAATAACATGAAGAAAGTCTTCCAAAGCATGATACCCATCTTCCTTTACACTTTTAGAAGCAAGAGGAGAACATGGCATTCGGAATAGTTGCTGAAATAAAACCCCTTCCAATGCTAGATCAAGCTTGCGTAGTTCATCAGTCAGAAAGGGGGGCTTTAAAAATGGCTGCTCCCCTGTGACTTGATCCACACCATAGTTTTCCAAAATCCAATCATCAAGACTCTGGTTAAATAGCTCCTGGTCTATGAATTCCCTTCCAAAGTCCTTCAGCCCTTTGTAGACTCTtcttgaagtttgaaaatacTTGCTTGAAGATGAAACTCCAGACACAGAATGGGTAGAGATAACTACATCACATTAAAATCCAAGCAATTTTAATTTAGAGGGTAATAATTGAATGCAGAAAAAGTTTAATGTGAGAGAAAATGGACAACTGCAGGCAAATTATTCTATGGTTGAACATGGAAAGTCCAAAgagttttttatgtttattcagGAAAAGGAGGATTCAAACCCTACTATTTTGAACAGGGAGATCATGAACCAATCATTGAGCTAAATGCTCAGGATGCAAGGCCAAAGAATTTTCAGGCTCCATCCATGCACTTGTGCGTGCATGTAAGTATggttatacatttttttatacaaatacgACTCTGCGAGCTAACAGTTTTGTAATATTTCatcttaaaaggaaaaaatatagtGATCTCTAGCATCTTAGGATATATATGCCTCCATATTAGAGAAGTAATCTacttaaaatagataaaaactaaattaattttacaaacttctataacttttttatatgaataatagTTTAACATACAAACCGTTGGATTTAGCAAGATAGTTCTAGTTGATACACACGGTTATTTTTGAATCAATCCGATATCTTTATAACGATATGATGCTTTTCAAGATATGTTTAATGGTTCCAAGTTTTTTACATTCAACaaatagttatatattttaatttattaagacTTGATGTACATGATCTACGctgaataaaacatgaaatatgatGACCAAGAGCAGCATATTCTAATAtgttcatttccttttcttattcctcatttttctaacatttaatttctttttctactgagaattaaaaaaaaaagcctgATACAATGTATATGTTGTACATGCCTTAGAACAAATCAGATCGACAAGGATAGCATCAATTGTGCATACCAAACAGTAATTCTAAATCGTCAAAAGGTTATCCTACATTGTTAATACAATAAAGAGTTATTAAGGACTAATTCGATGTAGCTTATAAAATCAAGTTCTTAAAAAGaaactataaaaagttataataataaGATCTTTATACATCAAAGCATGTTCGTAAATTGTTCTTGGTCTTTGTATTGTCAATGCAAATCATTGGAAATGCTTGTGACTAGTACATGCTAAATCTCCTTAAGAAACATGAAATTGATTCAGAGGTTGAAGTATAGGATAGTTTGGATAGTATGTAGGTGCTTGTTATGAGCTATGTTACAATTTAGATTATAGAAAATAAAGGTCTCACAACGAAACCACGAAGGGCTATAATAGTAAGATCTTTAATCTCAAAAGCATATTCCTAAATTATGTTGTCATTACAAAGCATCGAAAATGCTCAAAGACTAGTGCATGGCATTGGCAAGCCTCTTGTGAGACATGCACCCG harbors:
- the LOC105763598 gene encoding uncharacterized protein LOC105763598 isoform X2, which produces MKFGFVRNDLDSSPGQSLDGSFRKSNSVISTHSVSGVSSSSKYFQTSRRVYKGLKDFGREFIDQELFNQSLDDWILENYGVDQVTGEQPFLKPPFLTDELRKLDLALEGVLFQQLFRMPCSPLASKSVKEDGYHALEDFLHVIVNGLWRTFWRKSGPLPFSLCCFHHPGSKFYAVEKAISRGRLEELRGLALISKNGNNLKVHWNQVVELVLFRQNILSGNELKLSVSTICEALFYGVHILISRCLSKSRTISDDSVFIMVFDSKFGAVIKLGGDLSKLELNTGDPYQSVAHWIKCHAEVLLSSVETIWNRLGNANWGDLGTLQVLLAAFYSIVQCNGPPRKSISSLASAHSLRLQKRRIECRLAENENAKIPYQQDGYQHGEIVELDHSDNPLVKNTSHLKLRQGEILLLEDQQQGQKSFQIQESFIGGNYFLYGAISLDYPTQLLTLYVGAHPSRLEPSWEDMSLWYQVQRQTKVLNILKHQGVSSKYLPEVIASGRILHPGPCKKQSPSGRCDHPWCGTPILVTLPVGEPLSYIVARDGPFSSDDALRCCRDCLVALRSAATASVQHGDISPENIIRVFNMQGTRHKVLYIPVSWGRAVLEDRDSPAINLQFSSSHALQHGKLCPASDAESLVYLLFFVTGGRMHPQDSIESALQWREKSWATRSIQQHLGEVSPLLKAFSDYVDSLCGTPYPVDYDIWVKRLNRAVDGSGSADRGKMIEEVAMTLRLENVAESSGTSGGGT
- the LOC105763598 gene encoding uncharacterized protein LOC105763598 isoform X1 — protein: MKFGSQQSDLVSSHEQSVNGSFRKFTSGFVRNDLDSSPGQSLDGSFRKSNSVISTHSVSGVSSSSKYFQTSRRVYKGLKDFGREFIDQELFNQSLDDWILENYGVDQVTGEQPFLKPPFLTDELRKLDLALEGVLFQQLFRMPCSPLASKSVKEDGYHALEDFLHVIVNGLWRTFWRKSGPLPFSLCCFHHPGSKFYAVEKAISRGRLEELRGLALISKNGNNLKVHWNQVVELVLFRQNILSGNELKLSVSTICEALFYGVHILISRCLSKSRTISDDSVFIMVFDSKFGAVIKLGGDLSKLELNTGDPYQSVAHWIKCHAEVLLSSVETIWNRLGNANWGDLGTLQVLLAAFYSIVQCNGPPRKSISSLASAHSLRLQKRRIECRLAENENAKIPYQQDGYQHGEIVELDHSDNPLVKNTSHLKLRQGEILLLEDQQQGQKSFQIQESFIGGNYFLYGAISLDYPTQLLTLYVGAHPSRLEPSWEDMSLWYQVQRQTKVLNILKHQGVSSKYLPEVIASGRILHPGPCKKQSPSGRCDHPWCGTPILVTLPVGEPLSYIVARDGPFSSDDALRCCRDCLVALRSAATASVQHGDISPENIIRVFNMQGTRHKVLYIPVSWGRAVLEDRDSPAINLQFSSSHALQHGKLCPASDAESLVYLLFFVTGGRMHPQDSIESALQWREKSWATRSIQQHLGEVSPLLKAFSDYVDSLCGTPYPVDYDIWVKRLNRAVDGSGSADRGKMIEEVAMTLRLENVAESSGTSGGGT